One Panthera leo isolate Ple1 chromosome B1, P.leo_Ple1_pat1.1, whole genome shotgun sequence DNA window includes the following coding sequences:
- the LOC122216928 gene encoding collagen alpha-1(I) chain-like, with the protein MPRAKSNRGSAGIARASGLAGPWALESEMWGCGRHPGMLGDKGHCSGFRPPALQPCLGCWAASFTLVKFSFCSPFPLGVPATKEAGSPQLRPGEVTALGRMDPQLPPARLRGLFAGGGQEGVKSTPSPPPPPSPAANPEPWAAGEGRRFPPEVSLGKPSPLFSTFPQSSAFK; encoded by the coding sequence ATGCCCCGAGCCAAGAGCAACCGCGGTTCCGCGGGGATCGCAAGGGCCTCAGGCCTCGCAGGACCGTGGGCACTGGAGAGTGAGATGTGGGGCTGCGGCCGCCACCCGGGAATGTTGGGGGACAAGGGGCACTGCTCCGGATTTAGGCCGCCGgccctccagccctgccttggCTGTTGGGCCGCCTCCTTCACCTTGGTTAAGTTCTCCTTTTGCTCCCCATTCCCGCTCGGGGTGCCCGCCACCAAGGAGGCCGGTTCGCCGCAGCTTAGGCCAGGGGAGGTCACTGCTCTGGGGCGGATGGACCCCCAGCTTCCCCCAGCTCGTCTCCGAGGACTTTTCGCCGGAGGCGGGCAGGAAGGGGTTAAGagcaccccttccccccccccccccccctcccccgcggccAATCCAGAGCCCTGGGCTGCGGGCGAAGGCCGCCGCTTCCCTCCTGAGGTCTCATTAGGGAAACCCTCACCGCTATTTTCAACATTTCCTCAATCAAGTGCCTTTAAATAG